The Larimichthys crocea isolate SSNF chromosome I, L_crocea_2.0, whole genome shotgun sequence genomic interval TGTGGTTCATATTTATTCTTGTAAGTCTGCTTTTAGTTTATTTCCCCCTCTCAAAGTCTCTGCCTGCCTTCAGCAATTAATTACCGTCTTGCGCCACAGCCAAAATTGTGATCCAACCACACCCTCTTTatcattgcacacacacaaaattacaTCTAATGGTGATCTGCCTCAGCATCTGCATTATGTGTGACACTCGCAACGCCCCCGTCCTGCTGACTGAGGGCCAAAATGTAGCTAACTTTAGATGAACTGGACCCTCCTCCTCCCGGTATGAGAcatgaggtgtttttttttttgtgtgtggtggatTTGGACGGGAAAAGCTCATATGACCAGATCTCTGTTACACATGGCCGTTGAGTGCTGGCCTCCGTTTGTTGAGCTGTACATGCCAAAGCCTGATAGATAGTCCCTATGTTAGCTTGGCCTCTGTTCCTGGATGTGCTGCCATTATTCCACTCCTGGTAAGGTGAATCTTCACGCTCACGCAGTGCTCATTCATAACGTAGCTCAGTGTCAGTATAGGTGTGCAAAAACAAACGCTCCAGGACTTCATTTGCATCCTGAGAGCAACGGGAATACACACTATGAACTTAGTGTGAAATTTGTCAGTGTTAAACACTTACTGTAAACTCTCAAAACTTGTTAATCAGTCAAGTTTTTCTCCAGTACGTGGAACCATTGGCGTGTAAACTTCTGATATAgtggatttttgtttgtttgcatccGTCTCTTTTTATTGTACTATGGACTGTGTGTGTCCGTAATACAGCTTTGATTGAATAAAAATGGGGAATCTTCATATGTTCAAAACACGCTCTAGAAAGTCATTTTGAAATCACCATGATAGCACTAACAGGGgtcattaaatctgtttttatagaAGAGATCTATTTGTAGGATCTctttaaaagagaaaagttcATGTGAGAGCAGTGAATGGGGAAATGTACCTACCACACATGTCGTACCATAGCAGAACATCTGGGTTCAGTATTATCTTACGCCCACTAATGCAGTCATACATAGTTTCAACTTCTAAATAGTTGTGGTTTATTGTCATACTGTGCATCTGAGACCAAACCTTGGAGAGAAAATCATATGCTTAATACGACGAGCGGATGTTCTTGTTCTGCGCCGCACAGCTGTCCGTCCTACCGTACGCCATCAGAGTGACTTTACAAAGTTCACCTCGGCTGGCAACACCAGCTGCTGGGCATCAGCAGTGTTTGTGCATGAGCACTTAAAACTGGAGACGGGTTATGGAGTTGGTCACTGTCACCCACTCCAGAGCAGATATAAACACTTTGTGATGGAAACGGTTGGGAAATTGCGAGGCTGGTTtccagaacaaaaacaaaagccacCAATTGCACAAACTTCCAAATGGCAAAATTACCATCTGTGGAAAGAAGGAGAGACGAGCCTGCCTTAAGAAATGTTACCTATGTTATTGATTTTAAAGATGCTGTAAAACAATTTAAAGACTTGGTGCCTTATCGTCATCCGCCTATAAATAACTGCAGTCTAAGTGCTTGGGGATCTTCCTCTTGAAAGTCAGTTTTTCCATTCCTTTTAGGAGCACACACAGAGTGTCACCCACTAACATATTTTCCCTCTTCcatattttaatgaatatttaatgtctaCACATCTGCATACAGTCTGAACATCATGCAAATCTCCTGACATTTTTCCAAGATGAAATataagttttctgttttttttatttccagtttgctccatccattcatctgaGCGtctggagaaggagaaggatgAGCTGCGTGTCGCTCTGGAGGATGCACTGCAGAAACTGCAGGAGCAGCACCAGAAAGACctggtggagctggagcagaGGCTACAGTCCTTCTACCAGGCCGAGTGGGACAAGGTCCACCTCACCTACCAGGAGGAGGCTGACAAGTGCAAGACGCTCATGCAACAGCAGGTTTGTCCCCACACCACTTTTTAATTAATGTGGAaagatttacttttattttagtatCCTTTTATTCATAGGCTCttctattttaatttaatgtcaaGCTGTTCTCTCCTCTTTGATACACTAaattttttttaaggttttatgtgagaaaataaagataaaacatcTTCATTTAGTGTGCTTCTTAATGCCTCATGATCAGTAATGCTGTGGttcaaaaagtcaaacatcTACTCTGTTCATTTTAAAGATGGAAGAGCTTAAAGCCAATCATGAAGCCGCGAAGCTGGATCTAGAGAACAGTCACACAGAACAGCTACAGTGTGTTAAACAGCAGTTCGAAATGTCACTGGAAGGTGAGTGAAACTTTGGGTTTATTTGAAACTCACTCACTTACTTCTGTTAACAAATGCATCAATTAATTATGTATTGCATCACAACATTGTGATTAGACCTTTTGACTTTTCTGTTATGTTAGAGCTCAGCAAAGTCCACAATCAGGAGCTGCAGTCTTTGGACAAAACTTTGAAAGACGCTGAAGCCACTCTGTCtgtaagtttgtttttgttttcctctctttatcATCGAAATTCACACATAAAAACCTGCCATGACACGATATATTTATGCCTTGAACCAgtgaataaaaactttattcagtgacTTTGTTCTGCTGACATCCGCAGGGACAAATTGAAGAGCTAACGGCGGAGAACAAAGCCCTTATTGAGAAGCTCACTGCAGAGGCGAACAGGAGGAGGGAGCTGGCCGACAAGAGTCAGGTACTCTTTATTTGTGTGATTATTATAGCAGAACTCGACTTTAGGAACCTCTCATGACTCTAGTGTTGCTTGGCTCGAGGCATAAAACTATAAAATTGAAGATTACAGAGATAAATTACCATCAGAAACAAAATATCAATAcacgttctcttaaaataactaaTTTCTAAGGTGAATTATccattaacatcatcatcatcgtctaAACTGATGTGAGTTCAGCTCTGCTCCGTCTCCGTGTTAGCTGCCTCTCTGCCCACAGTGCTGATTTTAATTTTCCCAGAGTGCTGTTGTACAGCGACGCTGCCACTCTTCATCAGTGTTAAGTGGCTGCCACATGTACTCAGCATTCTGCCCTGGCACAGTCGATCAATTAGAGTAACTACCTCACATTACCCAGCCACTCCACATCTGCTATTACTAGATAAATAACAGGAACggcattagcattagctccaTAATACATATTTGCCAtgagtgttttaaaaagaggatTATGTGTAGTTTAAACACCGCCTTCAGGCACATTATTTGCATTCTTTATGTCATTGTGTAAGACGCCGGAGGATCCAGAGTTTCTTTGTCCCTTTTTGAACCTAGAGCGTTGAATATTGTGTAACTGATGCATGGCGCCCTCTGTTGTGTGGATTTATGGCCACATGACATTTACGAGGCTGGCTTGTACTTGTCCCTGAACATTTTGTCACCATTTATTTGTCCCCCGCAGAAGGACTCCCACATTCTGTATCTGGAGCAGGAGCTGGAGAGCCTCAAAGTGGTGCTggacatcaaaaacaaacagctacACCAGCAGGAAAAGAAGCTGATGGAGATCGACAAACTGGTGAGAAACCGAGGCCGATGAACATGATTGCTGGAGATCAAGGCGAGCAGCTACTGACCgaaaaaacacatgaatcactcaactgttctttttttttcttcttttcagaaagagaaaaatgtgaagTTGGACGAGATCTTCAAGAAGGTCCAGCAGGAGAATGAGGACCTCAAAGCCCGCATGGATAGACACGCTGCACTGTCAAGGTAAGAGCTCACCGTAGTGATGATGGAAAGTGTTGTTCATTCGGATCTTTTTTTATAGGATTTATCTATTTGTCCAGTTAATTTCCTAAAGCACTCACACACCAAATAACTAGTATGTAGTAGTTGTTAGTTATATTTACTGTAGGTTAGTACTATATTGACTATTTGAAGTCCAacaacatttgcatgtctgttaACATTTGTTCTCCACGGTGTTTCTAACTTGCCTCTGGTGTTTGTACGTTACAGGCAGCTGTCAACAGAACAAGCAGTGCTGCAGGAGTCCCTTCAGAAGGAGTCCAAAGTGAACAAGCGCTTGTCGATGGAGAACGAGGAGCTGCTGTGGAAGCTCCATAACGGAGACCTGAGTAGCCCGCGCAAGGTGtcacccacctccaccacctccccgtCCCACTCCTTCAGCCTCCAGTCGCCTCGAACCTCCGGCCTGTTCTCCAGCCCTCCTGTGTCACCCAGATAACGATGGGCTCCTGCTTCAACGAAGCAGagcctcttcttttttcttttttttgaggTATCCCCCTGGAATTAAGagccatgtttgtttcttctttgcttGGCAACAAAGCCCGACCGTGGCTCCTTCAGGATTGGATGAACTCTGACAATCTCTGTACAGAGATGCTATAGACTGCTGgaaaatgggggaaaaaagaaaaaagaaaaaaaagttgcacaGAAGCACTTAAGCAAGGTCACCTTGTTGTTTGCCTTTCACGTCTGATGGTATGGATGGGGAGGGAAAGGAAATCTCAGGACTTCTATGTATGTAATGAAACACTATTTTTGTTACCTGTATTTGGCTTGTCTTTTCCTGAAGCTCaccgcacgcacacacatgcagtaaatgcagttagaaaaatacacacatgcttgCATATATCATATGTTTTGCATCTCTGGAGATCACAGGGAAGTCTGAATTCAGAAAGCTTAAGAGTACAGATGACGCTGTCCCTCTGCAgagcacattttatttgaaacatgTATGCCATTTCTCACAGCTAACTGCACAAGAGTGATCGTCAAATTATCATATTACTAACAACCGGCCGTACAAGTCTCaatctttttaaatattggGGATTTTCTACATCTAAGTTGACAGTTTAACCATCATCTGTGgcctcaaacatgtttttgttcttaatatctgtttgtttatttgactaTGGGACCAATCCAagtctttgtgcatgtgtttgagtCTTGTTAATGCCCCCCCCCTCTTGCTGAACCCTCcgaatgcagctttaaagtctgGGTCTTTGCAAAGAGTTGACCAGAAGGAGCTttacagtacttgtacttgtcaGAGACACTGCCTCATGGAAATGTCTCATAAAGAGTATTTTGTGTGGAATTGGTATTATTGGTGTGTTGACCCTGTTTGAAATATGCAATTAATAAAGTCTTGTATTAAAGCTGGCATATCAAAGTAAACGTTTCTATCTGATCTACGCATTTTGACCTAATCACAGCAGATTAATCTCCACCCATGGAATATTACTGGAAAGTTTCTTTCCTAGGACTGGAAAACCACAAAATCCATATTTAAGTTAAAGTATATTCTAAAATCATAACAACCAGAAACTAGTGAGCAAAGTGGAAACTACAGCAAGTGTTGCATTGGACCAAAATAAGTTCTGGGCCTGCAGATCACATTCCACATACGGAGAGCATTAGGACGTCAGCCTGGCACACAGCTCAGCTTTTGACCAGATTCTGCTCTTCACAACATTTTTCAAAGCCAGAGCGAGTCTCTGATGGCTGCTCACTTTTCCAGCATCGTTATTTAATAAATGTGGCACAGAAGAAGATTAGTCAGTCAGGTTTGATTAGGTGTCCAGCTCCAACGCAGTGCCAGCGGTTTACAGTGGTCGGGTGTTGTCCCTGTCGCAAAGAGcccttaaagtctgtgtttaaCTTGTTAATATACAATCCACACTCACGCCCAGCATCTCATGAAGCTTGTTTTAGCACAGCTTTGGCTTTTCTCTTGTAAGATTTTCAGTAGATTTGAGGTCTGGTGACTGTGACAGAAATCCCTGCAGGTCAGCACTCCTTGCTCTTCATGTTTGGGCTCATTGTCCTGCTGTAAAATGTTCTGCCTCTGCACAATGAGAGTTTCTTTTTGGAAACTTCAGTTAACAGTGACCAGAAATTTTCAAACTACATTGTTGCTTTAACCTTTTCATGCAGTCATGTAAGATTCAAGAACTCTGCAACCGAAGATgtagcaattttttttttattatgataccacaatttaaaaatacatccatttttatgtatatacatgttGATTTCATTTGGTCTCACTGGTTGGTGTGTTACAGTTAACACATGTCAAACATAAACCAAAGCTCAGGTTCCATCGATCGGTTATTTGGAGATGAGGTTGGTCGACACGATCGTCTCACCGCGTGGGTTCTTGGCTTTGCAGATGTAGTTTCCAAAGTCAATGGTCTCCATGTCCTCTACAGTCATGACACTCTGGGTGACCCGCGTGATGTGGCCCATACCTCTCATAACCAGCCTCCAGGAAGCGTGTATGTGAACCGGACGGCGACCCTGCACAGTTTAACAGATGTGGCACAGATGTGATTTACTACCAACAGGATAGGAGAAGGGTTAATCCATCTTCAAACTGTCAGGTAATCTCAAGATTCAACATGGTTTATCAACAAGACCTTAAAGTCCCCCTCCGataaaaactgtgaaactgtgtTTTGCTCATGTGAAATGGTctatgtttttacatgtgtcTACCGCAGAAGGAAAATCTCTCTCCGCTCACCTCAGATCTCAGTTTGACACGTGTACCAGCAGGATTTTCACTGTGTAATGTGGAAACCTGAAACCTCCTGGGCATATGTACTCAACTTCACCGTGCAGGAGACACCTTGTGTCCAGCAGTGATGGAAAAAATATGCGTATTCATCGAGGAAGacctttcacatgttttttgcGAATTTCACACCGTAGTTTCTCCGATGTGCTTGGAAACATAAGgtgtgaggtgaggggtattcagttgatTGCAATCAGTacctagatgccactaaatcctacatactggacctttaattattTCAGTATTCTGTCTTTAAATCATGGCTCAGTTTTAAATTATAGTCTTAAATATTCCACCTGACATTATGTCTCttctgaattaaattaaataataataaatgtgcatatttaatGATAAATATGTCAAATTAAAGGTTTATATTTCAAATTTGGAAGTACATTACTTTCTTCATTTGAAGAATAATTTAGCAACACAGTTACCAATTCGTACGTTGAATGGGCGTTTTATTTGATCAGTTTGTTACCTTACTTTTTCATGATTTAATTGCAAATTATTACTCATTGTATAAATAGTTTTATCCTGCATGAAGTGATTTTATTAATTGCTGACAGTGTGTCACACAAACTAAACTTTCATGTACAAACACAGGCTGCCGGCTGTCGTTTCATATGTCCTGAACCAGGTGTCATCAGGACTTTTAAGTTTTAAGCACAGTATTTCTCTTACCTGACCAGGATAAGACCAGGTGAAGCTCACGTCCACCTCCGGCTCTCCCAGCACTGTGCAGGTGAAGTTGACGTTGTCGCCTCCCCTCGCAGACTCCTGAGAGGCTTCAAGGCTCACAAATGGTGGTCCACTGGGAACTATGAGCAAAAGATAATAAACAATATGAATTACAGAATATCTAATTATGTCCGCCTATCCACACTAAGTCACTGTATGACATTTAGAGATAAAAGCGTAGTGGTATTTGAACAGTTAAACCTCCATCATCGGGCCAAACTCTATTTCTCTTCATCTGCCAGTCAAACATGCCACAGGAGCTTAATTGTACCTAAACCGCACACAATT includes:
- the mtus1a gene encoding microtubule-associated tumor suppressor 1 homolog A isoform X4; translation: MLWSPKLSLSNIHVRLTAKGLLRNIQLLSGCRKNTVVFQAVNKNKPKASSRQQPPQQQASQQSQSNGPRDVVPASVAEGEREDLSIQQLRGLLAASNCRFEALAIVLQQTLLERDEATRQRRDLSQELVNLREELVCSIHSSERLEKEKDELRVALEDALQKLQEQHQKDLVELEQRLQSFYQAEWDKVHLTYQEEADKCKTLMQQQMEELKANHEAAKLDLENSHTEQLQCVKQQFEMSLEELSKVHNQELQSLDKTLKDAEATLSGQIEELTAENKALIEKLTAEANRRRELADKSQKDSHILYLEQELESLKVVLDIKNKQLHQQEKKLMEIDKLKEKNVKLDEIFKKVQQENEDLKARMDRHAALSRQLSTEQAVLQESLQKESKVNKRLSMENEELLWKLHNGDLSSPRKVSPTSTTSPSHSFSLQSPRTSGLFSSPPVSPR
- the mtus1a gene encoding microtubule-associated tumor suppressor 1 homolog A isoform X3, producing MFVVVGNMGNQRAREPSHGTALTASIKPQLNGSRPPQTPIRPSPMGSRSTPASRPLRKTLGPSRGLTEACVNTEQSKGAGRPQVSGGAAHKSTPFKNVVQKARLLTTPAKNTGPAALAAACKPAAPTSKGASNSAASPLKRTASARLCVTSSGPVNKNKPKASSRQQPPQQQASQQSQSNGPRDVVPASVAEGEREDLSIQQLRGLLAASNCRFEALAIVLQQTLLERDEATRQRRDLSQELVNLREELVCSIHSSERLEKEKDELRVALEDALQKLQEQHQKDLVELEQRLQSFYQAEWDKVHLTYQEEADKCKTLMQQQMEELKANHEAAKLDLENSHTEQLQCVKQQFEMSLEELSKVHNQELQSLDKTLKDAEATLSGQIEELTAENKALIEKLTAEANRRRELADKSQKDSHILYLEQELESLKVVLDIKNKQLHQQEKKLMEIDKLKEKNVKLDEIFKKVQQENEDLKARMDRHAALSRQLSTEQAVLQESLQKESKVNKRLSMENEELLWKLHNGDLSSPRKVSPTSTTSPSHSFSLQSPRTSGLFSSPPVSPR